A window of Tripterygium wilfordii isolate XIE 37 chromosome 7, ASM1340144v1, whole genome shotgun sequence contains these coding sequences:
- the LOC120001314 gene encoding serine/arginine-rich splicing factor SR45a isoform X4 has translation MSSMSYSRRSRYSRSPSPYKRYSRSVSRSLSRSPSRSPSCDVENPGNNLYVTGLSPRITKRELEKHFASEGKVVDVHLVVDPWTRESRGFGFVTMASVEEANRCIKYLDRSVLEGRVIMVEKVILLSFGFVVMFSTYLVGTLRCPKLYKNCGWFVIVLSLKVVCSFPLQVSVATGQLCVAALHRTANIN, from the exons ATGTCGTCG ATGTCATACTCTAGAAGGTCAAG GTATTCTCGATCTCCGTCTCCGTACAAGAGATACAGTAGGTCTGTGTCTAGGTCTTTGTCAAGAAGCCCATCAAG GAGCCCTTCATGTGATGTGGAAAATCCTGGTAATAATTTGTATGTGACAGGATTATCCCCTCGGATCACAAAGAGAGAACTTGAGAAGCATTTTGCAAGTGAAGGGAAG GTGGTGGATGTTCATCTTGTTGTGGATCCATGGACTAGAGAATCTCGAGGATTTGGCTTTGTCACAATGGCCTCTGTTGAGGAGGCAAATCGCTGCATCAAGTATTTGGACCGCTCTGTTCTTGAAGGTCGCGTGATTATGGTGGAAAAGGTAATACTTCTGTCTTTTGGTTTTGTTGTGATGTTCAGCACTTATCTTGTGGGTACTCTGAGGTGCCCAAAGTTGTATAAGAATTGTGGATGGTTTGTTATTGTTCTTAGTTTGAAAGTTGTTTGCTCTTTCCCCCTTCAAGTTTCTGTGGCAACAGGTCAGCTGTGTGTAGCAGCTCTTCACCGAACTGCAAACATCAACTAA
- the LOC120001314 gene encoding serine/arginine-rich splicing factor SR45a isoform X5: MSSMSYSRRSRYSRSPSPYKRYSRSVSRSLSRSPSRSPSCDVENPGNNLYVTGLSPRITKRELEKHFASEGKVVDVHLVVDPWTRESRGFGFVTMASVEEANRCIKYLDRSVLEGRVIMVEKFLWQQVSCV, from the exons ATGTCGTCG ATGTCATACTCTAGAAGGTCAAG GTATTCTCGATCTCCGTCTCCGTACAAGAGATACAGTAGGTCTGTGTCTAGGTCTTTGTCAAGAAGCCCATCAAG GAGCCCTTCATGTGATGTGGAAAATCCTGGTAATAATTTGTATGTGACAGGATTATCCCCTCGGATCACAAAGAGAGAACTTGAGAAGCATTTTGCAAGTGAAGGGAAG GTGGTGGATGTTCATCTTGTTGTGGATCCATGGACTAGAGAATCTCGAGGATTTGGCTTTGTCACAATGGCCTCTGTTGAGGAGGCAAATCGCTGCATCAAGTATTTGGACCGCTCTGTTCTTGAAGGTCGCGTGATTATGGTGGAAAAG TTTCTGTGGCAACAGGTCAGCTGTGTGTAG